One genomic region from Bactrocera tryoni isolate S06 chromosome 3, CSIRO_BtryS06_freeze2, whole genome shotgun sequence encodes:
- the LOC120771386 gene encoding ribulose-phosphate 3-epimerase — MPVQAKIGPSILNADLADLANESQKLLDNGADYLHLDVMDGHFVPNLTFGHSLVKCLRNKIKKDFFETHMMVSRPQQWIEPMADAGVNLYTFHIEPVMEEVANVCRKVRESGMKVGLALKPGTEVQVVERYVDMADVVLVMTVEPGFGGQSFMANMMPKVERLRTLYPNLDIEVDGGVGPNTIETCAKAGANMIVSGTAVIQAPNQRDVINLLRDTVQKYTNDACTHVH, encoded by the exons ATGCCTGTTCAAGCGAAAATAGGTCCATCAATATTGAATGCTGATTTGGCTGACTTGGCAAACGAATCGCAAAAATTGCTAGATAATGGAGCAGATTATCTACATCTTGATGTAATGGATGGTCACTTTGTACCAAATCTTACTTTTGGTCACTCGTTAGTCAAATGCTTAAGGAATAAAATAAAG AAAGATTTTTTCGAAACTCATATGATGGTGTCCCGCCCACAGCAATGGATTGAACCTATGGCTGATGCCGGTGTAAATCTGTACACATTCCACATAGAACCAGTTATGGAAGAAGTTGCAAACGTTTGCCGAAAAGTACGTGAATCAGGAATGAAAGTAGGATTAGCTTTGAAGCCAGGCACTGAG GTTCAAGTAGTTGAAAGATACGTTGATATGGCCGATGTTGTTTTAGTAATGACTGTTGAACCGGGATTTGGAGGACAATCTTTTATGGCAAATATGATGCCAAAAGTGGAGCGTTTACGTACTCTTTACCCTAATCTAGACATAGAGGTGGATGGTGGAGTTGGCCCAAATACTATAGAAACTTGTGCGAAA GCTGGCGCAAATATGATTGTGTCTGGAACAGCTGTTATACAAGCTCCTAATCAGCGGGATGTTATAAACTTGCTTAGagacacagttcaaaaatacaCAAACGATGCATGCACACATGTACACTAA
- the LOC120771388 gene encoding LDLR chaperone boca, which produces MRLLLLIALVALVPKTLTKKAEDDKKPEWAKKDIRDFTDADMERLLDQWEEDEEPLEPDELPEHLRPQPKIDLSNLDSKNPEELLKASKKGRTLMTFVSVGGDPTREEADTITKLWQTSLWNNHIQAERYMVDDNRAIFLFKDGSQAWDAKDFLIKQTRCKGVTIENKEYPGEWSTSIDSTKEKQEL; this is translated from the exons atGCGGCTTTTGCTTTTAATCGCTTTAGTGGCGTTAGTTCcaaaaactttaacaaaaaaggCTGAAGATGACAAGAAACCTGAGTGGGCAAAAAAAGATATTCGTGATTTTACGGATGCTGACATGGAGCGTCTCCTAGACCAATGGGAG GAAGATGAAGAGCCATTAGAACCGGATGAGTTGCCCGAACACTTGCGTCCTCAGCCAAAAATTGACTTATCAAATCTCGATAGCAAAAATCCAGAAGAGTTATTAAAAGCTTCTAAAAAAGGGCGAACACTTATGACATTCGTTTCTGTGGGTGGAGATCCAACACGGGAAGAAGCTGACACAATTACTAAGTTGTGGCAGACAAGTCTTTGGAACAATCatatacaagctgaacgatatATGGTGGATGATAATAGAgctatatttctttttaagGACGGTTCTCAAGCTTGGGAtgcaaaagattttttaataaaacaaactcGTTGCAAAGGAGTcacaattgaaaataaagaatatcCCGGTGAATGGAGCACCAGCATTGACTccacaaaagaaaaacaagaactataa
- the LOC120771387 gene encoding uncharacterized protein LOC120771387, which yields MLLNNFGEPVALEEFAEKHLDRKSPLLLSSSKLLNNFPEGWCGTVYSTHRIVNESKELMLLKSSSPNRIGELEENKPTVLDLSEDSHITVTAFSWTKEKEEPKLIFLIKDQYLTRICIDTFTKTLNSIISNDILRGFIKEGIDVVHFNDKFAMGSNPRDPKIQHTWSSLHLLTYLIRPKKICGFSETTLPKYITQCCSKLDINKCAY from the exons atgttattaaacaattttggtGAACCCGTGGCTTTGGAGGAATTCGCAGAAAAACATTtg GATCGAAAGTCACCATTATTGCTGTCCAGCTCTaaacttttaaacaattttccaGAGGGTTGGTGTGGAACTGTGTATTCTACCCACCGAATTGTTAATGAATCTAAAGAACTTATG ttgctTAAATCGTCATCGCCAAATCGTATTGGGGAACTAGAAGAAAATAAACCAACGGTGCTAGACTTGTCAGAAGATTCCCATATTACTGTAACTGCATTTTCTTGGACCAAAGAAAAAGAGGAgccgaaattaatttttcttattaagg atcAATATCTAACACGGATATGTATAGATACATTCACCAAAACCTTAAACAGTATTATATCAAATGATATTTTGCGAGGTTTTATCAAGGAAGGGATAGATGTAGTTCACTTTAACGACAAGTTTGCTATGGGATCTAATCCTAGAGATCCGAAAATTCAGCACACTTGGTCCAGTCTACATTTGTTGACTTATCTCATTcgtccaaaaaaaatttgtgggtTTTCAGAAACGACACTTCCCAAATATATTACCCAGTGCTGTAGTAAACTTGATATTAATAAATGTGCATATtga
- the LOC120771384 gene encoding SOSS complex subunit B homolog, with protein sequence MYNGECSILIKDIKPGLKNINVIFIVLEIGTATVTKENREVRNFKVGDHSACINVSIWDEPGKLIAPGDIIKLTKGYASIWRHCLTLYSGKNGEVYKIGEFCMTFNEQINMSEPKRPEQQQQQSQGLGGIVGNPQLLPNTGVATGPTVGPNTTSVVAPTQQVSQAGSNGSIGTSSQVGQRLIGTSLGGGIPQPGSTTTAKAGNIQQIGQTPQKQQLTSGLSGQMPGNTNVSTSVQQTTQAVTVAGTGPQSQSSKPNRGGRTGATRSSNLKNERR encoded by the coding sequence ATTAAACCTGGATTAAAAAACATCAATGTTATTTTCATAGTATTAGAAATTGGAACCGCCACTGTAACTAAAGAAAATAGAGAGGTGCGCAATTTTAAAGTTGGTGACCATTCTGCTTGCATAAATGTGTCCATTTGGGATGAACCGGGCAAACTTATAGCACCCGGTGATATCATCAAGTTAACGAAGGGATATGCATCAATTTGGCGCCACTGCTTGACACTATATTCTGGAAAAAATGGAGAAGTTTATAAAATTGGAGAATTTTGTATGACTTTTAACGAACAAATAAATATGAGTGAACCCAAACGACctgagcagcagcaacaacagtcaCAGGGTCTAGGAGGTATTGTTGGGAATCCTCAGTTATTGCCAAATACAGGTGTCGCCACGGGTCCAACTGTTGGACCAAATACTACTAGTGTCGTAGCTCCTACGCAACAAGTGTCTCAAGCTGGCAGTAATGGTAGTATTGGAACTTCGAGTCAAGTAGGACAAAGGTTGATTGGAACTTCTTTAGGAGGGGGCATTCCACAGCCAGGGAGTACAACTACTGCGAAAGCAGGTAACATTCAGCAAATAGGACAAACACCTCAAAAACAACAGCTTACTAGTGGATTAAGTGGTCAAATGCCTGGTAATACAAACGTTAGCACTTCAGTGCAACAAACAACACAAGCAGTGACTGTTGCAGGTACTGGACCGCAATCACAAAGTAGCAAGCCAAACCGAGGCGGGCGCACTGGAGCAACACGTTCTAGCAATCTTAAGAATGAACGCAGATGA